Proteins encoded in a region of the candidate division Zixibacteria bacterium HGW-Zixibacteria-1 genome:
- a CDS encoding integration host factor subunit beta: protein MTKADLVEKVAERTGLTRTDVAVVVDAFLDTVKKSMETGNNIEIRGFGTFKVKLRKERKARNPRTGDVVPVPGRKVPVFKPSNEFKNMIVKLPV, encoded by the coding sequence ATGACCAAGGCAGATCTGGTGGAAAAGGTTGCCGAAAGAACCGGGCTGACCCGGACAGATGTTGCCGTTGTCGTTGATGCTTTCCTGGATACCGTCAAAAAGTCGATGGAGACCGGAAACAATATCGAAATCCGCGGCTTTGGGACTTTCAAGGTTAAACTGAGAAAAGAACGTAAGGCGAGAAATCCACGGACAGGCGATGTAGTTCCTGTTCCCGGAAGAAAAGTGCCGGTGTTTAAACCGTCAAATGAATTCAAAAACATGATTGTGAAATTGCCCGTATAG